From a single Brassica napus cultivar Da-Ae chromosome C9, Da-Ae, whole genome shotgun sequence genomic region:
- the LOC106385632 gene encoding bidirectional sugar transporter SWEET13, with translation MALPHNVWAFVFGIMGNIISFVVFLAPVPTFVRICKKKSTEGFQSLPYLSALFSALLWIYYAMQKDGSGLLLITINAVGCFIETIYIVLFITYANKKTRISTLKVLGLLNFLGFAAIVLVCEMLTKGSTREKVLGGICVGFSVIVFAAPLSIMRVVIRTRSVEFMPFSLSLFLTLSAVTWLFYGLAIKDFYVALPNVLGAFLGAVQMILYIIFKYYKTPVAEKTEKSKTVTDHSIDMTKLTSVMPTPVSDTAVHPPPAIHDVPESQIQETKVKNQNMASLKDQNNKDLENQNQFK, from the exons ATGGCTCTACCTCACAATGTATGGGCATTTGTGTTCGGAATCATGG GTAACATTATATCATTCGTCGTGTTCTTAGCCCCAGT ACCGACCTTTGTAAGGATATGCAAGAAGAAATCTACAGAAGGATTTCAGTCTCTTCCCTATCTTTCAGCGCTATTTAGCGCATTGCTTTGGATTTACTATGCTATGCAAAAAGATGGCTCAGGCTTGCTTCTCATCACAATAAACGCTGTTGGCTGCTTCATCGAAACCATCTACATCGTCCTTTTCATAACCTATGCTAACAAGAAAACTAGA ATATCCACTTTAAAGGTTCTTGGTCTCTTGAACTTTTTGGGTTTTGCCGCCATTGTCCTTGTCTGCGAGATGTTAACCAAAGGATCGACACGTGAGAAAGTTCTCGGAGGGATTTGTGTTGGATTTTCCGTCATCGTTTTCGCAGCTCCTTTAAGTATCATG AGAGTGGTTATACGAACAAGAAGTGTGGAGTTTATGCCATTCTCTTTATCGTTGTTTCTTACACTTAGCGCCGTCACATGGCTCTTCTACGGTCTCGCTATTAAAGACTTCTACGTTGCG CTTCCAAATGTGTTGGGCGCGTTCTTAGGAGCTGTTCAAATGATTCTCTACATAATCTTCAAGTACTACAAAACTCCGGTGGCTGAGAAAACAGAGAAATCCAAAACGGTGACCGACCATTCCATTGACATGACAAAGCTAACCTCCGTTATGCCCACTCCAGTTTCGGATACAGCGGTTCATCCACCGCCTGCTATTCACGATGTTCCCGAGTCTCAGATTCAAGAGACCAAGGTCAAGAACCAGAATATGGCCAGTTTGAAAGATCAGAACAACAAGGATCTCGAGAACCAAAACCAATTTAAGTAG